tcattTAGGAAAGTttcaccactctgtgggtgaagaaatttctcctcatctcaatccgcAATAGCATTCCgcgtatccttagactgtgattccTGGATCTGCTATCCCCAGTCACCGAGAAGTCGAATACGTTAGAGTTGCAGGGATATAAGTGGGGGAAATACACAGATCCCGCGCAGCCAGAAAGACTAACAAGGGAGCGGTCAAACTTGCAGAGAAAATCAGTGCTTAACACCAAAACAAGAAAAACACAGGAATAAATGTATAACACAATAGATGGTAGATAGAAACCATCATTggaaagagagaaagatggaAAACATAGCAGAGGGAAGCAGAGAAACAGATGACGAATGTAATGGAATGGATGTGCCTTTTTCCCGAGGGTGATGGTTTTCAAGTCTAGGGGCGTATTATTAAGATGAAAGGAGTGGGATTTGATAAAGAtgtaggggcaacttttttacacggAGGATGGTCTGTGTGTGGAATCACCttccagagtaagtggtggatgtgggtagagttacaacttttaaaagacacttggttaaatatacaaataaaaaatgtctggagggatatggagcaagTCCAAGCAGGGgtaactagtttagtttgggatcatgtttggcatggactagttggattgaagggtctgattctgtgccaTATGATTCTCAGACCCTGTACATTGATGGGTTTGTCATTGTCCATGTATCCAAGGCAACTAACACaaataacaaaatgcaacacctcagcaTTCTACATTTGAGATTCAAGTTCAGTTTCTTTGATGTTAAGAACAAGAACaggagttactggaaaagctcagcaggtctagcagcatctgtgaaggaaataaaataaagttaacatttgggtcaagtgacccttcctcagagctctggacccaacacattaactctgacttttttctccccagatgctgccaggcctgctgagcttttccagcaacttctgttcttattcctgatttacagcatctgcagttctttttgtctCTCTTGGATCTTAAAGTGTGCTTTAATCTGCCAGAGCTAGCCTTGGCCCTAAGGATGAAGTATTAAACTACTATAGACATTAAGCGCAATGATTAAGTTGAAATCCATCTATTACTGCTCAGAATGTAGCAAACCTTTTCAATTCCCATTGTTATTCCCAGTGATGTTTCCTGTCTTAATGCCTCTCCTTCggaagattaaattccatttattttggaaggaagcCATTGGTTACTTCACAAGTTTGGTCCGTCAAGCCCAAGAGAGGACGGAAGATTTCAAGGAGGCACAAGTAAGCTGTTAAAATGTTTTGTTGCTGCCCTTCAAAGATTTCAATATTGTCATTATTCCTTTGCTCTCCCTCCGTGCTTTCCGGCTTCATCTGGTTGTCATCTCTCCCACTCATTCTGCACTCGGGGAAATCATAAGTACGtatgaaacaggagcaggagtgggccatttggcccattgatcctgctcccccattcaataagatcatggctgatctttttgtgaactcagttccacttaccaccataaccctgaattcctttactgtttaagAATCTATCTGTCATTCAAACATTCAGCACGAtgccttcaactgcttcactgggcagggaattccacagattcacaaccctttgagtgaagaagctCCTTCtcaactcagccctaaatctacgtccccttattttgaggctatgccccctcgttcGATGAGTGTGGTCCCAggctactcaatctctcctcataagccaaccctttaactccagaatcaacccagtgaacctcctctgcatcccctccagtgccagtacatcttttctcaagtaaggagaccaaaactgttcacaaatcATTCCATATCCCCCCAACAAAAAAAGTTGAGGTCCACAGGGAGTTTTGTTAACAATCCTGAGAATGGCCTACTGTTCAAGTGAAGTCTTGCGTATTTTCTCTATCACCAGACAGACACTGAGACATGGCTAGTTCCTAAGTGTGCGACAGGTTTGTTCACAAGGATTTGAAAATATCTCTGCAATTGCAAAGTGTGTGGAAGGCTCAGCTTCTAGATGCTTCTGAGTGGAGTCTCTTTTACTTTGCTCAGTGGCCACACCCAGTCACAATCAATCATGTTCCGTGAGCATATTTTCAACAAAAATTGCCTTGCCTTCTCTTTAAAGCGATTAGATTTTATCTCCCTAGAAATGTGGCAGTTTTCTTCAGTACCTGTTAGATCATGAGGAAACCAAGATGAGCAAAGGAAAGAAATCACGACTGACCTCTGGTAAGTAACCAGTTTGTGACCACTTTTCTTTtatagtcattcatgggatgagggtgttgctggcccaggccagcatttgttcccatccctaattggccagagggtggttgagagtcaaccacattgctgtgggtctggagtcacatggaagccagaccgggttaggatggcagtttcccttcctgaaggacattaagtgaaacagatgggttttcttCCCCCAAAACAATCGACAATTGgtttcatgggcatcattagacgcttaattccagattattattaaatacaaattccaccatctgccaggatggcaggatttgaaccccggCCCCCAGAGCAGTAACTGCGTCCCTGGATTATTATTAAATAATATATCCCAAAACCCTGGTTATCCACCCATGATCATATTGCTGTTtgagggagcttgctgtgcacaatttggctTCGTACCATCTGAGTCATCTTCTCAATTGTCAAGCACCTTAGGAGTATTCTGGGGATGTGCATGGTGCAATATCAATGCAATTTCCTTCCTTCTCTCCTGCCTTGCATCCATTTTGTTTTCCTCAGCGACGTTGACTGAAGAAGAAGTTGTGGCCCAGACCTTAGGCTTTCTCCTCCGTGCCTACCAGGCGACAACCCACACACTGGAGTTTGCAGCATATTTGTTGGCCAGGCACCCCAGCATCCAACACCAACTTCAGCAGGAGATCCGCACGGCCATCAAACAACAGGTACCCTTGCCCCATCCCCAGAAAACCCAGCACAAAACAGCCACATATCAAAACTGGTGCAATCACCAATCACAGGCCCCAAATAGGAGCTCGATGTAGACCATTCGGCACTTTGAGTCTGCTCGCCCATTCTCTAAGATCATGTTGATCCTGATTGTAGCCTGAACCCCGCTGTCATGATCACTCCCTTGGgcaccacagtggctcagtggtcagcactgcagccttgcagcaccagagacctgggttcgatcctaccctcgggcgactgtctgtgtggagtttgcccattctcctcgtgtctgtgtgagtttcgtccgggtgctccggtttcctcccacagtccaaagatgtgcaggctagagtgaatcggtcatgctaaatttcccatagtgttcaggaatgtgcaggctaggtgggttagccatggtaaatatgacATTAACAGagacagggtgggatgctctgcaaaGGGattgtgcagacttgatgggcccaatggcctctttctgtattgtagggattctatgataatatgTTGTAGACAGGCTAAACAGAAGTGAGTGGGACTTCTGAGTAAGCTTGGGAGCCAGCTTTGGACAAGAGGTGAATCTGATAGAGTTTGTACTGAACCTCGTCCATCAGTGGAGACTTGAAATGGCcaacacagagggagagagacagagcactTGGCAGCCATATGGTAGTGGGAATTCCAAACATGTCTCTACAGAGGAACACTCTCAATGGAGAGCAATTGTCATCCACTGGAGCAGTTATACAATAAAATTCTCTGCCCAGCACCAACAATTCAGTGGAAGTTTCTCTAGAAGCTTCCTTTAAAATTTTACTCTGACAAAAAAACCAGGAAGATCTGTATCTTCCCTACACCAGTTAGGTGAAACCATGAGGGAGAAGGTTCAGGCATAAAGGAACTGGTACAAAGGCTTGCATTGAGTCATTATCCCTTTTCCCAAATGGACTCCCTGGCATTCCCAAAACAGGGAATTATCTTAACTTGTACTTGCTGTTCCCAACCCTTGACCTGCCATGAAATCACCGTACGGTGTTAATGCGCCCTTTCTCATATCTGGGCTGGGTAAATTATTTCATTGTTTTGCTGACAAATCTCTCAATGTTTGGGTGCACCTCTGACTTTACTTTCCATTTTGTGAGGGTGTCACTTATGAAAGCATCGAAGGAATGGAATACCTTGACATGGTCGTCATGGAAACACTGCGGTTGTTCCCCCCTCTGGTTTGGTTGCAGAGAACCTGTCCAAAGCCGGTGGAGGTATGCGATCTGAGAATTTCCAGAGGAATCCGGGTCACGGTACCTGTCTGGGTGATGCATCACAGCAGGGAATTTTGGGACCATCCATGCAGATTTGACCCACTGAGGTAACTAGGGGCGATCGACTGCCATCTTCTTTACAACCGGTTGGTGATACCACTTGCTTCATCCATTACTGTTTGGGAAACACAGAGtggtagagagtggtggggggggggagtgggggagaaaaATAATTAGTGAcaggatactgacctctgtgcagttatttctgtggtggagagagtggaatAACTAATAAACAGCACTTGGAAATAGTAATTAAATATTTCTCCCAGACaggcatatgccttagaagggaaaaatgtgtgttccaggtgtCCCAAGTGACTTCTTTGTGTTACTAAGTCAACAAAGCCatgttacacctgttggaagataaagtgagggcaatcaaagaaGCTCCGACTCCCACTTCTGTACTTCAGTCTCTCCCCGGGATGGAAAATTATTGCAGAAAAGTCATACCATAATCTGGCTTCCATCTGGGCACCCTTACTTTGGCTATTGAAAAAGGGTGAGCTTTGGAAATGGTGGCGTAGCCAAGACATAgtctttagggaagtgaaaaagcagctagtGTCAGCAAGGGTGTTGGTCCACTATGATCTGAAGCGAGAGGTGGTACTGACATGCAATATCGCCCCAGATGGTATGAGGGTTGTGTTGGCTCTCTGGTGGCCCAGTGGAACAGAATGCCAAATAGTGCgtgcttcctggactttggctgatggCGAATGCAGATATGCCCAGGTACAGACGGAAGCTTTGACAGTCATTtttggtgtgaggaagttccaccagtaGCTTTATGGATGGAAATCtgtcatagtaacagatcacaaacccctaCTAGGGCTAATGGAGGAAGACAAGGCAGCTGCCCATAGCTTCTGGTAGAATTCAGCATTGGGCCCTTTATTCTCAGTGCATATAAATATAAAGTAGAGGACCGTCCAGGCAGCCAAGTGGCtaatgcagatgccttgagctgcctcctATTGGCAGATCCTCCACCGACAGAGCCTGTCCTGGAAGAGTCCGTTCtgttttaaacttcctggacacCGTTCCTGTCACCACTGACAATATCCGACTGTGGAGACCGAAAGATCCTGTCCTAGCGaaactgaaacaactggtggTAATGGGAGAAGCAGAAGGACCATCACATCcaggattgaaacctttctggatcaGGCAAGATCAGATCACCATGGAGGATGGTATATTACTCTGGGAAGCAAGGGTGATTGTCCCAagtaaaggtcactgccagacaCAGGCCAGACTCCACccgggtcatccaggggtttctaAGCTGAAGATGCTGGTAAGaagctatgtctggtggccagggctGGATGCCAACAGAGCTGCATCGTTGGGGTGGTGCccaaagtgccaacaaggacaaaaattgacACCAGCAGCACCCCCACATTCATGGAAATGGCTGGGTAAATCCTGGACTcattcatggatgcccagtcaaagtggttggatgtgcattAAGTCTGTTCGGCAAGCTCAATGATGACAATTGAGAAGCTGCGAGCATCATTCGCAATACATAGACTCCTGGAAATATTGGTCATGGACAATgggacatcatttaccagcagggaatttgaatttTTCCTAAAGTCCAATAGGATTTGCCACATAAGGATAGCTCCGtaccatccattgtccaatggtctggtggaaaCAGCAAGACATAGAAATGaaaggaaggccattcggcccatcgagtccatgctgccatttaatcatggctgatgggcttttcaactccacttccctgccctcccctgtagcccttaattccttgcgagatcaagaatttatcaatctctgccttgaagacatttaacgtcccgacttccactgcattctgtggcaatgaattccacaggcccaccactctctggctgaagaaatgtctcctcatttccgttctaaatttaccacctctaattctaaggctgtgcccagggTCCTAGTCTCcgcgcctaacagaaacaacttcccagtgtcaaCCCTTTCTAAGTCATAAAGTAGACCAAACATTGAAGGAAAGCTTAAATAAGTAGCCTACAGCATCACTTGGCACctaactgtcctggttcctgtttgattctAGGATTGCCCCATGTGCAACTACAGGGATTGCTCCGGTGGAGTTGtagatggggagaagactctgtaTCAGGTTGAACTGGATACTTTCTCTTGTTGCTCCTGGAGAGGGGAGGGTGAAATGACATCAGGAATTCCAATGCCTGACACATGCTTCCTTTAAGCGAGAGGGACAATTTAATTCAGGGAAATGAAGTCTTGTGctgaaaccatggaaatggccctgtaaGGGTATGAGATGAGGTTGATGAGAGGTCAGGTCCCATCACTTACAAATTTCGGGTCGGTGAGGCAGTCTT
This is a stretch of genomic DNA from Stegostoma tigrinum isolate sSteTig4 chromosome 38, sSteTig4.hap1, whole genome shotgun sequence. It encodes these proteins:
- the LOC125447012 gene encoding cytochrome P450 3A19-like, with protein sequence MLPPMVTKADGLVQHFGICFREGKPVIVRELFAQYAQNVLTMSLFNLDICRNDRSQTFFYYWDLLLQAHCRYSTISVTLMFPVLMPLLRKIKFHLFWKEAIGYFTSLVRQAQERTEDFKEAQKCGSFLQYLLDHEETKMSKGKKSRLTSATLTEEEVVAQTLGFLLRAYQATTHTLEFAAYLLARHPSIQHQLQQEIRTAIKQQGVTYESIEGMEYLDMVVMETLRLFPPLVWLQRTCPKPVEVCDLRISRGIRVTVPVWVMHHSREFWDHPCRFDPLRFTREERDLRDPLCYLPFGLGPFRVIGSEFSIMMMKVALASILERYRFTWCSQTPMYLDIETLGVTRSKIPITLQIDLL